In Lolium rigidum isolate FL_2022 chromosome 3, APGP_CSIRO_Lrig_0.1, whole genome shotgun sequence, the genomic window taacattgtagcggatatgttggctatactcatagagcgggccaaggctgatggccagattgaaggagtgattccacatctcggttgatggtggtttatctatacttcaatatgccgacgatacaattcgtttatggatcatgatcttgaaaaagctcaaaatctgaaattaattttggcggcttttgagcagcTTGTcgagattgaaaatcaatttccataaaagcgaattgttctcgtttcggtgatgcccaaaacgatacggctcgtatacagagttgtttggttgcgggcaaggccaatttcctattcgttatttgggtattccgattcattatcggagacttacaatcgcggaatggaaattagtggaagaaagattacaaaaacgccttagtagttggaagggtaaattgttgtccctgggaggaagattggtactcattaattcggtactcacaaatatggtactgtatatgttatcattcttcatcctaccgaaagtaattctgcataaactcgattactatcgatccagattcttttggcaaggggacaacgagaaaaagaaatatcgactggttaagtggagtatagtttgtagtcccaaagatcaaggagggcttggagttcatgacctggaggtcaagaattcagctcttctgggtaaatggctgtttaagctacttactgaggatgggacttggcaaactattcttcggagaaagtatatcggttcgaagacattatcccaagtggtttggaacctggggattctcacttctgggttggtcttatggcgacaaaaaatgtattctttcgccatggtactttctcaatcaggaatggagcacagatacggttctgggaagatgcttggctagacaatgcacccttaagtgaacaagtatcctgctctgtataggattgctcgtcgccaaggtgataccattgctactgtaatggctacctcacctccgaatgtgacgttcagatgggttttacttggacaaaaacttgtggcatggaataccctaattcaacggctcggagatattcatttatcacctgaaccagacgaatttagatggaaccttcatgtagatggtaccttttccgtaaaatctttctacaatgcgatccttctttctgacTTACCAATTGAcaacaataagaagatttggaagatgaagataccattaaaaattaaaatttttggatggtatcttcgtcgtgggttattctcaccaaagacaatcttgttaagcggaattggcatggaagtacacggtgtgttttttgtcatcatgacgaaacaatcaaacacttattcttccaagtGCCagtcgcgagatctatatggtctgtcatccaagtagcgtctaccttgtatcctccgactagtgtcgccaatgtctttggcaattggcttcatggtatagattcaaggtttaagttgcttcttagggtgggggcgctagcagttatctgggcgctttggctatgtagaaatgacaagatctttaatgacaaaaattgttctttgttgcaggtcatctacagatgtacaagtattctccgttcatggttacctctacaacgagtggagaaccgacagctatttacggaggtctgtacacggttggaggctacggcgagtgatattttttccctacatgggtggcagcatagtctacggatagatgccccacctacactttaggcgttatatgattcatcgttccgatatgtatctcgcctagtttttattatttatccttttggacttgagacaacaaaacggctgtgtgcatcctggttatgcagaggctggatgtaattgcttattaaagtaataaagcatcctttatcgaaaaaatttaGAAATGCGCCAAGTATTTAAttagggacagagggagtaccatATCTGGGTGAACATCCACATGCATTCTCAGCATTGGTTCAGACTTTTTCCTTGGTACATAGGGGTATAATATGGCACGACGACATAAATTGAACCGCCCGATCACCACAAGATCCAAGAACCGGGAGGAGAAAAACATGTAGGCCGGCTTTGCACCAAGAGAATGCACGACGACGGCAACTTCGTAGTTTGACAACCATTCCCAGCAACGCCGGCCTCCCTCCTCTCTACTCTCCAACGCCGCCGGCGCCATGGGCGAGGGACCGCAGAAGCCTCCAGGCGGGCAGCGCGTCATCTCCTGCGACGTCGAGCCGGCGCCGTGGGCGTGGTCGGGGCTGCACATGCTGGCTCTTGCCGCCATCCTCGTGCTCTGGGGCCTCAAGTTCCTGCCGGCCACCCACTTCTGCCACCCCGCCGGCCCCGGCCGCAACTGGATCTCCTTGGACACCTCGCGCCACCCCGCGGTAGACTGTCTGCTCCCTGCTGCCACCTTTCCTCGTGCCAGTCTCGCTGTCTGTTGAAGCTCTATTCCTTCCAATGCAGGATGTGCCGCACCACGTTGGAAGTGTGGATATCTTCTCTTGGATAAGCTGTATGGATCTTCGTACGCTTGCTGTGCTCACAAACTCCACCCTGTCTTGCTCAAGGTTCTCTCGATGTGATTCACATGTGTTTCAGTAATTTTAACTACCAGAACTTGCTGTAACTGGTATATAAGAATTTTTATATGCACGAACTTCACGATTATTTCACATTTCCATGTAGCAACGGTGACCACAGAACATATACAGTGATAGATCACTTTGGTATTggggagttttacttatgtgttgATTGCACTACTAATTATGTGGAGTTAATGAAAgaatatgttttttttgtttgtttgacagTGATCGACATGATGTATCCTTCACTTTCTTGATACCTGAAGGAAGCAATGATCAATTGCCCTTGTACAAGATAAAATCAGTACTACCTGATTCAAATATTACGGTTACTAGGTGAGAGCTCACAGATTAAAATGCTCATGTTGTCATTGGAATTAGCCTGTCCTCATACTTGTTTACCTCTTCAGTCAACAGAAAATCAAGGATAAGCTAAATGTTGCCACTCCAGAGGGAAACTTCTTATGGTCATTCCGCAATGAGCTGTCACCAATCATTATCGCAACTCAGTTCTCACGAAAGAGACATGTTTATATCTCAGCAGACTCAATTGTAAAGGTACTGTGCATACATCTAATCTATTTACTCGAATCTATTACCGAACTTCTGGAAAAAACAATCATTGATCCCATTACTCTTTTTTTGCCAAAAGATAATTGTATCGTCATACAGCATGTTTCCTCTCTCAGTTTTTTCACCTGTGATAGTGAGCAGTAGTTATTGATAATTTAATAGAATGCCCAAATTGAACATAATAAAGTTTCTTCTAGAGATTTGTATTGGCCAAATTGTATTAGTATTGTCGAATAATTGAAGAATTACCGGTCTTTACTATGCATGAAACGATTTTAAATGAAGATGACCACCCCCACACCCCTTACCTCTGTTTTGAATCAGACAATCAACAAAACAGACCTGCATATTGTAAGTGGATCATATTGCCATGGTTATAAATTCTTCGATGAATTAGGCATAGCTTCCTCATGTAGATCCAATTTTAAAACACAAAGCCATAACCAAGTAATGTCTGAGTGTTATACTAAAGTAAGAATTTTCTGACTATCTTCGGAGTACCTTATGTGAAACATCACTCTCGTACCCAGGGAAAAGTTCAAGACTTTGTTCCAATGGACTTAGGCAGTTACGCCATCAGTGCTGCTGAAGATTGTAGCAAGCGCCTTGGTGATTACATCAGTATGGATGTTCTGAGTGCTGTTCAAAGAACAGCTCCAAAAAGTTTGGTTTATACTAAACCTTTTCACAACGACACGTGCTTACTTGATTTTGATGTGCTTATTGTGGAGCCACGCAATCTGAAGAGGAATCTGATTGATTCTATCGCGTTCTGGGCCAAGGCTGTCAACCTAGCTAGTCATAGGTCAGTACTTGCTTATGTTGTGGGCAAAAATATTCATATTCAGCATATATTATATAATTATATTGATTCACTTGGGATATATTATAACACAATTTCTGTCCATGTCCAACATCCATTTTCAGGGACAGCATTAGGTTGGGAATGACTCTGGCCTTCTATGACGATTATCTAAAGCTCCCTACCAACTGGAAGCGCGCAAATGCTAACACGGACATTGTCTACTACGATGGACCCAAGAATGTTTGCTCTGAAGATGGCCGTCAGCATGAAGAAAAAGGCTCCGGCGAGTCCTGGCAGCAGTACCTCAGTCAGAAGTCCGATGCTATGTTGAGCACCTGAAAGACGCACTTCATCATATGTGCTCCATTGCATGGTAGTGGAAGATCAGCATTTGATAGGGATTTTGGCCCTGAAGGTGTAACACAAGATATAAGATGTGTGTTACCTATTAACCTATCGCACATACTTGGATGAACAACTCGGATTTCATCTCCACCGCGTAAACGTTTTTTCAAATTCGAACTTAGATGGTTACAAAGGGAGGATTTCTCTGATATGGTTAAGAATGTATGCCCGGGCACccctatccaaaggtggaatcacAAGCTACGGGCTGTGCGAAAATACCTTTGAGGGTGGACGCGACATATGACTTAAACAAGCGAAACTCAGCCTATCAACGTCAATTGACGATTTAGAGGCAATCGTGGAAATTAGACAGCTGACGACGCTAGAAATTGATTTAAAGAATCAATATAATGCGAAGTTAGCTGGTTTATTACgcaaggaggaactcaaatggtaccaacgaTCAAAAGCTCAGTTCTTGTTGGagggagattcgaatacgagatactttcatagtgttgCTAATGGCAGACACAGAAAGAAACGCATTCACTCCCTCCTTCAGGATGGGGTTAAGATCGAGGGACACGAGCAGTCAAAGTTATACATCACATCTTATTATAAAGATTTATTTGGGGCACCTGAGAAGTCAAATATAACCCTGGATAAATCTAAAATTGATGACATTCCACAAGTGTCCTCTCAGGAGAATGTTGTCCTTACCGCCCCATATACGGAGATGAGATAAGGAAAACAATCTTCCAAATGGAACATAACAAGGCACCGGGACCCGATGGTTTTTTGGCAGAGTTCTATCAACattctgggatactattaaaaaAGATCTCCTAGAGTTGTTTAAATAGCTTCACGCCGGGCAACTAGAATTGTTCCATATTAACTTCGGGGAAATCATTTTCCTCCCAAAGGTTAACGATGTCGATCGTATTCAACAATTTAGACCAATCTATCTTCTTAATGTTTATTTTAAAATCTTTACCAAAGTTTCTACTATTAgactaagggctcctttgattcatagaattgaaataggaattatgtaggatttgGGTCCTAcaggaaaatttcctatacaagtcatttgattcataggaacatatcctataggaactaTTCCTATaagaatcttgtagtgcaaatcctataggaaaaaagcattagctcataccttaTGGAAAAATTCTTTTCCAAAATCAAGGGCACACcatattcctataggattcaacttggtatgacattccaatcctacacctttcctattcctacacTCTTcataatcctttgaatcaaaggagccctaaattcGGTGGTTGATCATGTGGTGCGACCAACTCAAACTGTGTTCATGCAAGGGCGATACATCCTTCATGGTGTTGTGAGATTGCATGAGAAACTACATGAGATGCATCACAAAAAGTTAAATGGGGTTATCCTCaagatcgactttgaaaaagcctatgataaggttaaatggtcttttcttcaGCAATCGCTTCAGATGAAAGGCTTTTCTCACGAATGGCGCATATTAATTCATAACTTTATATTTGGTGAATGTGTTGTcatcaaagtcaatgatgatgtCGGAAAATACTTCCAATCAAATAAAGGGTCGAGGCAAGGCGATCCCttatctccaatgttatttaacattgtggagGATATGCTGGCCAATTTTAATTGAGCGTGATAAGGGAGATGGCTAGATTGAAGGAGTGGTACCCCATCTAGTTGCCAGGGAACTATCTATTCTGCAGTATATCGACGATACAATACTTTTAATGAAGCACGATCTGGAAAAAGcaagaaatctgaaattaattttatcaTCTTTCGAGCTAATTTTTGGTCTAAatattaattttcataagagtaaATTATTTTGTTTTGGTGACCCCCAAGACGACGCCAACCAATATGCCGAGTTGTTCGGATGTGGTTTGGGTTCTTTTCCAATAAGCTACATGGGTATTCCGATTAACCATCAAAGAGTCACACTAGTCGAATGGAAAATAGTCGAGGAAAGATTGCAGAAAAGACTTAGTAGCCGGAAAAGAAAAATTACTATCTCTGGGTGGAAGATTAGTACTCATAGATTCAGtactcacaaacatggtactgtatatgatcttgTTCTTCTAGTTGCCCAAAGGAATTCTTCACAGATTTGATTatctccgatcaagattcttttggcaaggagatagtgaaaGGAAAAATATCGGTTGACAAAATGGAATGATGTATACCGtcctaaagatcaaggtggagTTGCTATCCATGATCTGGAGATTAAGAACAAGGCCTTACTAGGAAATGGTTGGCCAAGTTTTTAACTGACGATGGTGTGTGGCAAAACTTGTTGAGGAGGAAGTATGTAGGCTCAAAAGCGATCTCTCAAATTTTTTGGAAACCCggagattcacacttttgggctggcATCATGACAACTAAGAAGCACTTCTTCTCATACGGGTCTTTTTCCATTAGGGATGGGTCGGAGATGcggttctgggaggataagtGGTTGGGTGCAACCACGCTCGGGGAACAATATCCAACTTCGTACAAGATTGTACGTCATAAGGATGTCACCCTTCAGGGTGTGATGGAAACTTCTCCACCATCTAAGACGTTCAGACGTGATGTAGCCGGTCCCCGATTAACCTCTTGGAATGAGTTGCTACAGAAATTAGCGTCAATCGAACTGGTTCAAGGGAACGATATATTCTGCTGGAAACTCATCAAGAAGAACCTATCCAACCGGTTTATAACAATAAAACCATTTGGAAACTGAGGATGCCACTGAAAACAAAGGTATTTGCTTGGTACCTAATGGCGCTCAATACAATCAGTtgagaaaccccaagaggaaggtaggatgatcacaacagcaagttttccctcagtaagaaaccaaggtttaatcgaccagtaggagaaagacgtgacttctgaaggtgttgctagctgactgttAGCAGGGCCCACTACCGAtatcagcaacaatgtggaacttgcacacaacacaatcgcaaTACTTCACCCCAActcatagtgaggttgtcaatctcaccggttttgctgataacaaagagttaaccgtatggtgtggaaagagatgtttctaGTGAAAtgaaaagagaacagtgcttgcagaacAGGATGATTGTATCAATGTCAAagaaaggaccagggtccacacttcactagatgtatctctccataaagataaatagcatgttgggtgaacaaattacagttgggcaattgacagaataaagttcatacatgacaagatgattactatgagattcttttgggcattacaacataatacatagaccgtaatccaactgcgtctatgactaataatccaccttccggttagcatccgcaaccctttcagtattaagttgcaagcaacagattatcgcattatgcaatgtgtgtaaagtaaacaatagaattacctttGGATAAAACATAGTAGTTTTCTccttagtagcaacaacacatctataattttagaagttattgtcactcttccagaaaattagaggcatgaacccattatcgagcataaatactccctcttggagtcacaagcatatacttggccaaagcatctactagcaacggagagaatgcaagatcacaaataacatatgacatgaatataatcgatctcatccatagtattcaatattcatcggatccgagcaaacacaacatgtagcattacataaggatgatactgatcatgataggcagctcacaagatctaaacatgaggcacaaattggagaagacatccatctagctactgctatggacccatagttcagggatgaactactcacgcatcacttccgaGGCGGGCATGGTAATGTAgaagcctccggtgatgatctaccCCACCGGtagggtgctgggaagagcttcagaaccctcccgagatgggttctgcaatggtggccacgacggaacttttcgtggatggagtctcgggtattcagggttttcccgagatcgtgaataaataagcggaagggcgaggtcggtggatgcCAGGGTGGCACACTCCTGACCTAGGCGCGGCGAGGGCCTGGGTCGCTCCTAGGGGTGGCTTGGCCACCATGTGGCTCCTCGTagactccccttcggacttcgtcttccttacggtaaaatattgaattcagcttttgttttgtccaattccaagaatattccctgtacaacttttcggaaaccaaaaaaacagaaaatagggaactggcactgtggcatcttatcaataggttagtgaaggaaaatgtataaaagtgcaacgaagtgtaagtaaCACATAGTGAAATTGGTATAAAACAAGCTTGGAgcattaaaaattatagatacgtttgagacgtatcaagcatccccaagcttaacttctgctcatcctcgagtagaTAAGTgtgaacaaaaataatttttgaggtgacatgcaactatcacaatcttgatcaagattTTGTAAAGCATTAATCTGTGATCAAAGTActataaacataggcatgatagatataattctaataatagaacttcgcaactatgttacaacatgaaagtaactcaaacaaaggatcatgaataattatgcaATGAAAGCAAttatttgtttatgagcatagagaaaatatagcaaaatggtattcagcttgtccttcatggaataacaaaacataaatgctaggacacctttaaagttcaaagggtgactagatacaagtaatttaagaacaagcaatagcataatcatgaatcaatcaataagtcTTGGGACTATGCAAATTATACTCAAAATGacgactatgctctcttaattggtgcataaagcaagaacatgaagactcaacataaaagtaaaataagggTCCTTCGAAGAAGGAAGTAATGATCAATAATTTTTATAGAGATTTCAAAAAGTTATGGTACTTATTaggtttgagctctcattgcccctatcataagcatcttgaatggttaaagttaatgtgagggcaaaaATGTgtcatatgcttgacaaatcataaGTCGAAAATCTCATGTCCCTTCAATACGAGTACctacacctcatgctactcaacttatgtCCCAAATACGttattgtcattgtaagtatacatgtattatTAAGAGGACTTTTACAGTACCCTGGAATTAATATGGGTCGTTCATTTTAATTGATCCAATGGTCACAACGTTTCAGTACTCCACCACTAATCCTCTGGAGTATAACTCGAAAATCCACGGAGTACCTTGATCCAAGGGGCAAAATAGTAATCAATCACCCAGTTATTATTACCCTGGAACACATTTAGGTATTTTTAACCTTCCAGCAATTTACAGCGAAGTAGTCTTATAATCGTACTCGCGGTTGCCGGAGATGGGAGGCGGCCATCACCACTTCACCGCCGACCATGCATGGTTTGGATTTTGGAGACGAGCCAGCCAGCTAGGACGAGGCTCCTTCCTGGTGAGATGAGCTTCCCCCATACGTTCATGGCGGGACGAGCGAAACCAGCCCCATGGCTGGGATAGCACAACTTAATCGACGATACCTGTATCTAATCCACTAACAGCCTAACAGGTCCAATGATCGAGCCATGCCGGAGTAGTGCAAAGAACTAGAACCTCAAGGAATCAACTTAATTCATACGGGGGGTCATAATAAAATATCAATATCCAATTATTTTAATTAGATCTAGGTGGAACTTTACGGACagataatttacaattgattcatCGTCTAATCTCTGATGCATAGAAGATAGGCCAAAAGAGATTTATGAAACCAGATGCTTTGATGGTTGACACGGGGCAGTCAGGGAGAGGCTCTGCTTTTGATCGGAATGAAGTCCGCAGCGTGTGTACAGCGGGAGTTGCCGGCGTACAGGGATTGAGGAGATTGGGCCTAGTGCGAGTCCATAGGTAAGAGATGGGCTCCTAGAGTCCTTGGGATAACCGAAAAAGTCAAAAATACCCCGCCAAATGAATGGCTAGATGTGCGTGGTACTCCGGACCTCCTAATGGAGTACCAGGGTACTGTAAAAATCCACATTATTAAGAACGCAACAGGGGTGCCTCTTGCCCCATGATATGAAAGTACTATTTCATATATACTTTCATATAAGAGCAATCCCACACCAAAATAACAAgataaacagacaatgagcatctcatcaatccttttatttaccatgggtatagctttttattgaagatgcttcatagaatgatCACTATGGAATGatgtaaacttccaccatgaatgttGCATGGCTTAGGTTAGCGGCCCagcgtttctctaacacatatacaaactccatgtacttataagtttccattttatttcgtatcgataggcatccataaacaaatgaTCATGGCATCCACTAAAtaagaataagtgcaatgttaaaAGCgcgccccatgaaagcatggttgtgccaaCTCCCAACTTACAACTTGTAAGCATATAATCTACATAAGATAGCCACAAAtgttcaagtttattaagtggaagaaagtaaatgtgtcatcaagttcgtgagagctttactgactatttTTCTCATAATCAGTTTGAAAGatagataaaaacatgatgaatatacttggaatagcaatactgCTAATAGGTTGATATGTTGGACATAAATGGAAAACTTTTgtttttagtggttggatgcatgagtagagcTTCATACTCAATACAAACTAAGACTagtaaaagactgggagcgactaactaagagagcaatactggccataatcatgcatagcgacaaaacgatattaatcaaagcataaagtgatatcacaagtcaaaaactaaatgatcatagaggctttagttgactggttggtAGTCataactgtagggattcgttgcatagaaaacaaaaaatttcctaccgcgaacacgtaatccaagccaagatgcaatctagaagacggtagcaacgaggggatgatcgagactcacccttgaagatttccaaatcctACAAGATTAGGCTCTGGTTGctacggtagacgttcacttgccgcttgcaaaagcgcgtagaagatcttgatcacggcgccacgaacgggcagcacctccgtactcggtcacacgttcggtgttgatgaagttgacgtccacctccccgttccagcgggcagcagaagtagtagctcctcttgaatccggcagcacgacggcgtggtggcggtggtggtggagaactccggcggagcttcgctaagcgtgcgggagag contains:
- the LOC124704426 gene encoding uncharacterized protein LOC124704426, with amino-acid sequence MEGLQRRPAAAAANARGEGAQQPQRVIHCDVEPAPRAWPGMQMLAVAAILVLGGLQFLPATHFRLHQDRGRNWIPIDPSLHAADVPHHVGSVDIFSWISCMDLRTLAVLTNSTLSCSSDRHDVSFTFLIPEGSNDQLPLYKIKSVLPDSNITVTSQQKIKDKLNVATPEGNFLWSFRNELSPIIIATQFSRKRHVYISADSIVKGKVQDFVPMDLGSYAISAAEDCSKRLGDYISMDVLSAVQRTAPKSLVYTKPFHNDTCLLDFDVLIVEPRNLKRNLIDSIAFWAKAVNLASHRDSIRLGMTLAFYDDYLKLPTNWKRANANTDIVYYDGPKNVCSEDGRQHEEKGSGESWQQYLSQKSDAMLST